A part of Rattus rattus isolate New Zealand chromosome 6, Rrattus_CSIRO_v1, whole genome shotgun sequence genomic DNA contains:
- the Rho gene encoding rhodopsin, with amino-acid sequence MNGTEGPNFYVPFSNITGVVRSPFEQPQYYLAEPWQFSMLAAYMFLLIVLGFPINFLTLYVTVQHKKLRTPLNYILLNLAVADLFMVFGGFTTTLYTSLHGYFVFGPTGCNLEGFFATLGGEIGLWSLVVLAIERYVVVCKPMSNFRFGENHAIMGVAFTWVMALACAAPPLVGWSRYIPEGMQCSCGIDYYTLKPEVNNESFVIYMFVVHFTIPMIVIFFCYGQLVFTVKEAAAQQQESATTQKAEKEVTRMVIIMVIFFLICWLPYASVAMYIFTHQGSNFGPIFMTLPAFFAKTASIYNPIIYIMMNKQFRNCMLTTLCCGKNPLGDDEASATASKTETSQVAPA; translated from the exons ATGAACGGCACAGAGGGCCCCAATTTTTATGTGCCCTTCTCCAACATCACGGGCGTGGTGCGCAGCCCCTTTGAGCAGCCGCAGTACTACCTGGCGGAGCCATGGCAGTTCTCCATGCTGGCAGCCTACATGTTCCTGCTCATCGTGCTGGGCTTCCCCATCAACTTCCTCACGCTCTACGTCACCGTACAGCACAAGAAGCTGCGCACACCACTCAACTACATCCTGCTCAACTTGGCTGTGGCTGACCTCTTCATGGTCTTCGGAGGATTCACCACCACCCTCTACACCTCACTGCATGGCTACTTCGTCTTTGGGCCCACAGGCTGCAACCTTGAGGGCTTCTTTGCCACCCTTGGAG GTGAAATCGGCCTGTGGTCCCTGGTAGTCCTGGCCATTGAGCGCTACGTGGTGGTCTGCAAGCCCATGAGCAACTTCCGCTTTGGGGAGAATCATGCCATTATGGGTGTGGCCTTCACCTGGGTCATGGCGTTGGCCTGTGCTGCTCCCCCACTGGTTGGCTGGTCCAG GTACATCCCCGAGGGCATGCAGTGTTCATGCGGGATTGACTACTACACACTCAAGCCTGAGGTCAACAATGAGTCCTTCGTCATCTACATGTTCGTGGTCCACTTCACCATCCCCATGATCGTCATCTTCTTCTGCTACGGGCAGCTGGTCTTCACCGTCAAGGAG GCCGCTGCCCAGCAACAGGAGTCGGCtaccactcagaaggcagagaaggaagtcaCGCGCATGGTCATCATCATGGTCATCTTCTTCCTGATCTGCTGGCTTCCCTATGCCAGTGTGGCCATGTACATCTTTACCCACCAGGGCTCCAACTTCGGCCCCATCTTCATGACCCTTCCCGCTTTCTTTGCTAAGACCGCCTCCATCTACAACCCAATCATCTACATCATGATGAACAAGCAG TTCCGGAACTGCATGCTCACCACGCTCTGCTGCGGCAAGAATCCACTGGGAGATGATGAGGCCTCTGCCACTGCCTCCAAGACGGAGACCAGCCAGGTGGCTCCAGCCTAA